A genomic window from Salvia splendens isolate huo1 chromosome 11, SspV2, whole genome shotgun sequence includes:
- the LOC121756028 gene encoding probable lipid phosphate phosphatase beta: MESKPSGHPSLLRRLINLDAAVSLHLYTFFHPILPFSLLKSLELSGDGRLFFPITLSILLFNTTPTSATVLLLNLLIGSVLDLLLIGLTKHLIQRPRPVYNKNMFLSFAVDHWSFPSGHSSRVSFIASFCSFYSRQIADFWLVKLPNFDAHSWIVEYFALIVWLWAGITSVSRVLLGRHFVLDVVAGVLLGVLEGFLVFRVFNVENFSFWLK, from the coding sequence ATGGAATCGAAACCATCCGGGCATCCATCTCTTCTCCGCCGGTTGATCAATCTCGACGCCGCCGTCTCCCTCCACCTCTACACCTTCTTCCACCCCATCctccctttctctctcctcaaGTCCCTCGAGCTCTCCGGCGATGGCCGTCTCTTCTTCCCCATCACCCTCTCCATTCTCCTCTTCAACACAACCCCTACTTCCGCCACCGTCCTCCTACTAAACCTCCTAATCGGCTCCGTTCTGGACCTCCTCCTAATTGGGCTAACCAAGCACCTCATCCAGCGCCCCCGGCCCGTCTACAACAAGAATATGTTCCTCTCCTTCGCCGTTGACCATTGGTCTTTCCCCAGCGGCCACTCATCTAGGGTTTCGTTCATTGCCTCATTCTGTTCTTTCTATTCTCGCCAAATTGCGGATTTTTGGCTTGTGAAGCTTCCTAATTTCGATGCTCATAGTTGGATTGTGGAGTATTTCGCTTTAATTGTGTGGTTATGGGCCGGGATCACGTCGGTTTCTAGGGTTCTTCTTGGCCGGCATTTCGTGCTCGATGTTGTTGCCGGGGTTCTCTTGGGTGTTCTTGAAGGTTTTCTGGTGTTTCGAGTTTTTAACGTTGAGAACTTCAGCTTCTGGTTGAAATGA
- the LOC121754080 gene encoding protein NRT1/ PTR FAMILY 6.3-like, translating to MASVIPQTNMTAAETLPDAWDYKGRPSLRSSSGGWTSAAMILGVEAFERLTTLGIAVNLVTYLTGTMHLGNAAAANNVTNFLGTSFMLCLLGGFVADTFLGRYLTIGIFATVQATGVTLLTISTTIPSLRPPKCNPGSEACIPATGKQFAVLYLALYLTALGTGGLKSSVSGFGSDQFDESDGKERKQMIKFFNWFFFFINTGSLGAVTVLVYIQDNVGREWGYGICACAIVLGLVVFLAGTRRYRFKKLVGSPLTQIATVFVAAWRKRRLDLPSDPSLLFNVDDIPAAAAAQTQSKKKSKQMLPHSKEFRFLDKAAIKDTESTTKGKWYISTLTDVEEVKMVIRMLPTWATTIMFWTVYAQMTTFSVSQATTLDRHIGSFEIPAASLTVFFVASILITVPIYDRIITPVCRKLLKNPHGLTPLQRIAVGLVLSIIAMVAAALTEVKRLRVARSHGLTHDREATLPLTVFILVPQFLLVGAGEAFTYIGQLDFFLRECPKGMKTMSTGLFLSTLALGFFLSSTLVTIIHKVTLDKPWLADNLNEGRLYDFYWLLTILSVFNLAIFLFCAKRYVYKEKRMTELGIELEEGDDLVCH from the exons ATGGCGTCGGTAATCCCCCAAACAAATATGACGGCGGCGGAAACCCTCCCCGACGCCTGGGACTACAAGGGCCGCCCCTCTCTCCGATCCTCCTCCGGCGGCTGGACCAGCGCCGCCATGATTCTCG GCGTTGAGGCGTTTGAGAGGCTGACCACGCTAGGCATCGCCGTGAACCTCGTCACTTACTTGACCGGCACCATGCATTTAGGCAATGCCGCCGCCGCCAACAACGTCACCAACTTCCTCGGCACCTCCTTCATGCTCTGCCTTCTCGGCGGCTTCGTCGCCGATACCTTCCTCGGAAGGTACCTTACCATCGGCATCTTCGCCACGGTTCAAGCTACG GGAGTGACGCTGCTGACAATCTCCACCACAATCCCGAGCCTCCGGCCGCCGAAATGCAACCCTGGCAGCGAGGCCTGCATTCCGGCGACCGGGAAGCAGTTTGCGGTGCTCTACTTAGCCCTATACCTGACGGCCCTGGGCACGGGAGGCCTTAAATCAAGCGTGTCCGGGTTCGGTTCCGACCAGTTCGACGAGTCGGACGGGAAGGAGAGGAAGCAGATGATCAAGTTCTTCAACtggttcttcttcttcatcaacaCGGGATCGCTGGGAGCGGTGACCGTGCTTGTGTATATCCAAGACAACGTTGGGAGGGAATGGGGGTATGGGATCTGCGCCTGCGCCATTGTTTTGGGGCTGGTGGTGTTCCTGGCCGGGACCAGGCGCTACCGCTTCAAGAAGCTCGTCGGCAGCCCGCTCACGCAGATCGCAACCGTCTTCGTGGCCGCGTGGAGAAAGAGACGCCTCGACCTGCCCTCCGACCCCTCGCTGCTCTTCAACGTCGACGACATTCCTGCCGCGGCGGCCGCTCAAACTCAGAGTAAGAAGAAGAGCAAGCAGATGTTGCCGCATAGCAAGGAATTCCG TTTCTTGGACAAGGCAGCAATAAAGGATACTGAGTCAACAACCAAAGGCAAATGGTATATTTCGACACTAACAGATGTGGAAGAAGTGAAGATGGTAATAAGAATGCTACCAACATGGGCCACAACAATAATGTTTTGGACCGTGTATGCCCAAATGACAACCTTCTCGGTCTCCCAAGCGACAACCTTGGACCGCCACATCGGCTCATTCGAGATCCCGGCCGCCTCCCTCACCGTGTTCTTCGTGGCCAGCATCCTCATCACCGTCCCAATATACGACCGCATAATCACCCCCGTCTGCCGAAAGCTGTTAAAAAACCCACACGGCCTCACGCCCCTCCAACGTATCGCGGTCGGTCTAGTCCTATCCATCATTGCCATGGTCGCGGCCGCGTTGACCGAAGTCAAGAGGCTTCGGGTAGCGCGGTCACATGGCCTGACGCATGACCGTGAGGCCACTCTGCCGCTTACAGTCTTCATCCTGGTCCCACAATTCCTGCTGGTGGGGGCGGGAGAGGCGTTCACGTACATCGGGCAGCTTGATTTCTTCCTGAGAGAGTGCCCTAAGGGCATGAAAACGATGAGCACGGGCTTGTTCCTAAGCACGTTGGCTCTAGGGTTTTTCTTGAGCTCAACACTGGTCACCATTATCCACAAGGTCACTCTCGACAAGCCATGGTTAGCCGATAACCTAAACGAAGGCAGGCTTTACGACTTCTATTGGCTATTGACGATTCTCAGCGTTTTCAATTtggcaatatttttgttttgtgcCAAAAGGTACGTGTACAAGGAGAAGAGGATGACTGAGCTAGGTATTGAGTTGGAAGAAGGTGATGACCTAGTTTGCCATTGA